A window of the Salvelinus alpinus chromosome 25, SLU_Salpinus.1, whole genome shotgun sequence genome harbors these coding sequences:
- the gpx2 gene encoding glutathione peroxidase 2, whose translation MTFIAKTFYDLKATTLEGDSVDFNVFRGRVVLIENVASLUGTTTRDYSQLNLLQSKYPHRLVVLGFPCNQFGYQENCSNGEILNSLKYVRPGDGYQPGFTVFEKCDVNGTNTHPVFAYLKDKLPYPDDDPHTLIQDPKFLIWSPISRTDISWNFEKFLVGPEGEPFKRYSKKFETINIEPDIQRLLRLTKT comes from the exons ATGACGTTCATCGCGAAGACCTTCTATGATCTGAAGGCCACGACCCTGGAGGGGGATTCAGTAGACTTCAATGTGTTTCGAGGGCGGGTGGTCCTCATTGAGAATGTGGCATCGCTCTGAGGGACAACCACCCGGGACTACAGCCAGCTCAACTTGCTCCAGAGCAAGTACCCTCACCGGCTAGTGGTCCTGGGCTTCCCCTGCAATCAGTTTGGCTACCAG GAGAACTGTTCAAATGGGGAGATCCTGAACTCATTGAAGTATGTGCGTCCAGGAGATGGCTACCAGCCTGGCTTCACTGTCTTTGAAAAGTGTGACGTGAATGGAACCAACACTCACCCTGTCTTTGCCTATTTGAAAGACAAACTTCCCTATCCTGATGATGATCCACACACCCTCATCCAGGATCCTAAATTCCTCATCTGGAGTCCCATCAGCAGGACAGACATCTCTTGGAATTTTGAGAAATTCCTGGTTGGGCCAGAGGGAGAGCCCTTTAAACGTTATAGCAAAAAATTTGAGACTATCAACATCGAGCCTGACATACAAAGACTGTTGAGACTAaccaagacctga
- the LOC139553611 gene encoding ras-related protein Rab-15-like isoform X1 gives MAKQYDVLLRLLLLGDSGVGKTCLLCRFTDNECHSSHISTIGVDFKMKTLKIDGIKVRVQIWDTAGQERYQTITKQYYRRAQGFILVYDITSSRSFQHIVKWASDVDEFALDKVQRILVGNKADEEQKRKVPKEQGNKLAKTYGMEFFETSACTNCNINESFTRLTELVLHAHKKEMDAFQGSINKYLDMTYLEGEQDKQDNSQKACAC, from the exons ATGGCAAAGCAGTATGACGTTTTGCTCAGGTTGCTGCTTTTAGGAGATTCCGGGGTTGGAAAGACCTGTTTGTTGTGCAGGTTCACGGACAATGAATGCCATTCATCGCATATCTCTACAATTG GAGTGGATTTCAAAATGAAAACAttaaaaatagatggcattaaaGTGCGAGTACAGATCTG GGATACTGCTGGCCAGGAACGGTACCAGACCATCACCAAACAGTACTACAGACGGGCACAG GGTTTTATCCTGGTGTATGACATCACTAGTTCCCGTTCCTTTCAGCACATTGTGAAGTGGGCTAGCGATGTGGATGAG ttTGCCCTTGACAAGGTGCAGAGGATCCTGGTGGGGAACAAGGCTGATGAGGAGCAGAAGAGGAAAGTGCCTAAAGAACAAGGGAACAAG CTAGCAAAAACCTATGGAATGGAATTCTTTGAGACAAGTGCCTGCACCAACTGCAACATAAATGAG TCGTTCACCCGGTTGACAGAGCTGGTCCTGCATGCTCACAAGAAAGAGATGGATGCCTTCCAGGGTTCAATTAATAAATACCTAGACATGACTTATCTGGAGGGAGAGCAGGACAAACAGGACAACTCCCAGAAGGCCTGCGCATGTTAG
- the LOC139553611 gene encoding ras-related protein Rab-15-like isoform X2 has product MAKQYDVLLRLLLLGDSGVGKTCLLCRFTDNECHSSHISTIGVDFKMKTLKIDGIKVRVQIWDTAGQERYQTITKQYYRRAQFALDKVQRILVGNKADEEQKRKVPKEQGNKLAKTYGMEFFETSACTNCNINESFTRLTELVLHAHKKEMDAFQGSINKYLDMTYLEGEQDKQDNSQKACAC; this is encoded by the exons ATGGCAAAGCAGTATGACGTTTTGCTCAGGTTGCTGCTTTTAGGAGATTCCGGGGTTGGAAAGACCTGTTTGTTGTGCAGGTTCACGGACAATGAATGCCATTCATCGCATATCTCTACAATTG GAGTGGATTTCAAAATGAAAACAttaaaaatagatggcattaaaGTGCGAGTACAGATCTG GGATACTGCTGGCCAGGAACGGTACCAGACCATCACCAAACAGTACTACAGACGGGCACAG ttTGCCCTTGACAAGGTGCAGAGGATCCTGGTGGGGAACAAGGCTGATGAGGAGCAGAAGAGGAAAGTGCCTAAAGAACAAGGGAACAAG CTAGCAAAAACCTATGGAATGGAATTCTTTGAGACAAGTGCCTGCACCAACTGCAACATAAATGAG TCGTTCACCCGGTTGACAGAGCTGGTCCTGCATGCTCACAAGAAAGAGATGGATGCCTTCCAGGGTTCAATTAATAAATACCTAGACATGACTTATCTGGAGGGAGAGCAGGACAAACAGGACAACTCCCAGAAGGCCTGCGCATGTTAG
- the LOC139553613 gene encoding protein max-like isoform X2 has translation MSDNEDIDVDSDADKRAHHNALERKRRDHIKDSFSSLRDSVPALQGEKQSVKQASRAQILDKATDYIQYMRRKNHTHQQDIDDLKKQNALLEQQVRALEKAKGNTTLQANYTSSDSSLYTNPKGSTVSAFDGGSDSSSESEPEEPPNRKKLRVEPS, from the exons ATGAGCGACAACGAAGATATCGATGTCGACAGTGAC GCAGACAAACGAGCACATCACAATGCGCTGGAGCGCAAACGTAGGGACCACATTAAAGACAGCTTCAGCAGTTTACGGGACTCTGTGCCTGCGTTACAAGGGGAGAAG CAATCTGTCAAACAGGCCTCCCGAGCTCAGATCCTAGACAAAGCCACAGACTACATCCAGTACATGAGACGGAAAAACCACACACACCAGCAGGACATTGACGACCTGAAGAAGCAGAATGCACTGCTGGAGCAGCAGG TCCGTGCACTGGAGAAAGCCAAGGGGAACACTACGCTCCAGGCCAACTATACATCCTCTGACAGCAGCTTGTACACCAACCCCAAGGGGAGCACAGTGTCCGCCTTTGATGGTGGCTCCGACTCCAGCTCTGAATCAGAGCCAGAGGAGCCGCCCAACAGAAAGAAGCTGCGTGTGGAGCCCAGCTAG
- the LOC139553613 gene encoding protein max-like isoform X1, whose protein sequence is MSDNEDIDVDSDADKRAHHNALERKRRDHIKDSFSSLRDSVPALQGEKVSKQSVKQASRAQILDKATDYIQYMRRKNHTHQQDIDDLKKQNALLEQQVRALEKAKGNTTLQANYTSSDSSLYTNPKGSTVSAFDGGSDSSSESEPEEPPNRKKLRVEPS, encoded by the exons ATGAGCGACAACGAAGATATCGATGTCGACAGTGAC GCAGACAAACGAGCACATCACAATGCGCTGGAGCGCAAACGTAGGGACCACATTAAAGACAGCTTCAGCAGTTTACGGGACTCTGTGCCTGCGTTACAAGGGGAGAAGGTTAGTAAA CAATCTGTCAAACAGGCCTCCCGAGCTCAGATCCTAGACAAAGCCACAGACTACATCCAGTACATGAGACGGAAAAACCACACACACCAGCAGGACATTGACGACCTGAAGAAGCAGAATGCACTGCTGGAGCAGCAGG TCCGTGCACTGGAGAAAGCCAAGGGGAACACTACGCTCCAGGCCAACTATACATCCTCTGACAGCAGCTTGTACACCAACCCCAAGGGGAGCACAGTGTCCGCCTTTGATGGTGGCTCCGACTCCAGCTCTGAATCAGAGCCAGAGGAGCCGCCCAACAGAAAGAAGCTGCGTGTGGAGCCCAGCTAG
- the LOC139553613 gene encoding protein max-like isoform X4, translated as MSDNEDIDVDSDADKRAHHNALERKRRDHIKDSFSSLRDSVPALQGEKASRAQILDKATDYIQYMRRKNHTHQQDIDDLKKQNALLEQQVRALEKAKGNTTLQANYTSSDSSLYTNPKGSTVSAFDGGSDSSSESEPEEPPNRKKLRVEPS; from the exons ATGAGCGACAACGAAGATATCGATGTCGACAGTGAC GCAGACAAACGAGCACATCACAATGCGCTGGAGCGCAAACGTAGGGACCACATTAAAGACAGCTTCAGCAGTTTACGGGACTCTGTGCCTGCGTTACAAGGGGAGAAG GCCTCCCGAGCTCAGATCCTAGACAAAGCCACAGACTACATCCAGTACATGAGACGGAAAAACCACACACACCAGCAGGACATTGACGACCTGAAGAAGCAGAATGCACTGCTGGAGCAGCAGG TCCGTGCACTGGAGAAAGCCAAGGGGAACACTACGCTCCAGGCCAACTATACATCCTCTGACAGCAGCTTGTACACCAACCCCAAGGGGAGCACAGTGTCCGCCTTTGATGGTGGCTCCGACTCCAGCTCTGAATCAGAGCCAGAGGAGCCGCCCAACAGAAAGAAGCTGCGTGTGGAGCCCAGCTAG
- the LOC139553613 gene encoding protein max-like isoform X3: MSDNEDIDVDSDADKRAHHNALERKRRDHIKDSFSSLRDSVPALQGEKVSKASRAQILDKATDYIQYMRRKNHTHQQDIDDLKKQNALLEQQVRALEKAKGNTTLQANYTSSDSSLYTNPKGSTVSAFDGGSDSSSESEPEEPPNRKKLRVEPS, translated from the exons ATGAGCGACAACGAAGATATCGATGTCGACAGTGAC GCAGACAAACGAGCACATCACAATGCGCTGGAGCGCAAACGTAGGGACCACATTAAAGACAGCTTCAGCAGTTTACGGGACTCTGTGCCTGCGTTACAAGGGGAGAAGGTTAGTAAA GCCTCCCGAGCTCAGATCCTAGACAAAGCCACAGACTACATCCAGTACATGAGACGGAAAAACCACACACACCAGCAGGACATTGACGACCTGAAGAAGCAGAATGCACTGCTGGAGCAGCAGG TCCGTGCACTGGAGAAAGCCAAGGGGAACACTACGCTCCAGGCCAACTATACATCCTCTGACAGCAGCTTGTACACCAACCCCAAGGGGAGCACAGTGTCCGCCTTTGATGGTGGCTCCGACTCCAGCTCTGAATCAGAGCCAGAGGAGCCGCCCAACAGAAAGAAGCTGCGTGTGGAGCCCAGCTAG
- the LOC139553616 gene encoding hepatic sodium/bile acid cotransporter-like has translation MNGTMNQTEGQYRDGYETAWNGGNTYNITPHNVTTGFQSPFSPVMDMAINGITIIILFITMVSLGCTMEISKIKAHILKPKGVAIAVVAQFGIMPLTAFSLAKIFQLGAIEAVTVLICGCCPGGNLSNIFALALKGDMNLSIVMTTCSTVLALGMMPLLLFLYCHGFNNLENAVPYTGITIALIMTLVPCAIGIAINHRVPQYSQIIIKVGLSILLIASVAIGVMSGISIGGTVWVVLSPQLMAAAALMPLTGYLLGYIMSTIFKVNHQCRRTISMETGCQNIQLCSTILKVAFPPEVIGPLYLFPLIYIIFQGGEALLFIILFRCYQSFKPPAEACIHDSGR, from the exons ATGAATGGTACCATGAACCAGACAGAGGGACAGTACAGAGATGGCTATGAGACAGCTTGGAATGGCGGCAACACCTACAACATCACACCTCATAATGTCACCACTGGCTTCCAGTCCCCCTTCTCCCCGGTTATGGACATGGCCATCAAtggcatcaccatcatcatcctctTCATAACCATGGTGTCCCTGGGCTGCACCATGGAGATTTCCAAGATCAAGGCCCATATCCTGAAGCCCAAAGGGGTGGCCATCGCAGTGGTGGCCCAGTTTGGTATCATGCCTCTCACTGCCTTCAGCCTGGCCAAAATCTTCCAGCTGGGCGCCATCGAGGCTGTGACCGTGCTGATCTGTGGCTGCTGTCCGGGGGGAAACCTCTCCAACATCTTCGCCCTGGCCCTGAAGGGTGACATGAACCTAAG CATTGTAATGACCACATGTTCTACTGTTTTGGCCCTGGGTATGATGCCTCTGCTGCTCTTCCTATATTGCCATGGCTTCAATAATTTGGAAAACGCTGTGCCTTACACTGGCATCACCATAGCTCTCATCATGACCCTAGTGCCCTGTGCCATTGGCATAGCCATCAACCACCGGGTACCACAGTACTCTCAGATCATCATCAAG GTTGGTCTAAGCATCTTACTAATTGCCTCCGTGGCCATTGGTGTCATGTCAGGCATCTCCATTGGGGGAACAGTGTGGGTGGTTCTCTCACCCCAACTCATGGCAGCGGCTGCACTGATGCCCCTGACAGGCTACCTGCTGGGATACATCATGTCCACCATCTTCAAAGTCAATCATCA ATGCAGGAGGACTATTTCTATGGAGACAGGCTGTCAGAACATCCAGCTGTGTTCCACCATCTTGAAAGTGGCCTTTCCCCCAGAGGTTATTGGCCCCCTGTATCTGTTCCCGCTGATCTACATCATATTCCAGGGAGGCGAGGCGCTGCTTTTCATCATCCTCTTCAGATGTTACCAAAGCTTCAAGCCACCAGCTGAGG CCTGTATACATGACAGTGGCCGGTAA